A genomic region of Pseudomonas sp. KU43P contains the following coding sequences:
- a CDS encoding ABC transporter ATP-binding protein translates to MSNDTLLEIRGLRIEGHYENAWHPLIKGIDLTLKRGEVLGLIGESGAGKSTLGLASMGYVRDGCRITGGSVCFDGIQLLEASAQTLRKLRGLRIAYVAQSAAASFNPAHRLIDQHVETAVINGGIDRAKAQAEAVELYRILRLPDPEHIGQRYPHQLSGGQLQRVMTAMAMACHPDLIIFDEPTTALDVTTQIEVLAAIRDAVKTFGSAALYISHDLAVVAQMADRIMVLRHGSLVEEAQTRTMLSAPQQAYTQSLWAVRNFHTSPKACPGHEQPLLEVRNANASYGHQPVLHDVSLKLYRGQTLAVIGESGSGKSTTARLISGLLQPSSGQVLYDGEPLPADYRQRSKEQLRRIQMIYQIPDTALNPRQRIVDIIGRPLSFYLGLKGKALRERVAELLRMIDLEPAKYMDRLPRELSGGQKQRICIARALAAEPQLIICDEVTSALDQLVAEGVLKLLDRIQRELNVAYLFITHDVATVRAIADEVLVMQRGRVVDHGSREAIFRPPFRDYTGLLFSCEPEMDPDWLDRLLAARNPTSPLATV, encoded by the coding sequence ATGAGCAACGATACCTTGCTGGAAATCCGTGGCCTGCGCATCGAAGGCCACTACGAGAATGCCTGGCACCCGCTGATCAAGGGCATTGACCTTACGCTCAAGCGCGGCGAAGTGCTGGGGCTGATCGGTGAGTCCGGGGCCGGCAAGTCGACCCTGGGTCTGGCGTCCATGGGTTATGTGCGCGACGGTTGCCGGATCACCGGGGGCAGTGTGTGCTTCGACGGCATCCAGCTGCTTGAAGCCAGCGCCCAAACCCTGCGCAAGCTGCGCGGCCTGCGCATTGCCTATGTCGCGCAGAGCGCCGCAGCCTCGTTCAACCCGGCCCACCGGCTGATCGACCAGCACGTGGAAACGGCAGTGATCAACGGCGGCATCGACCGCGCCAAGGCCCAAGCCGAGGCCGTGGAGCTGTACCGCATCCTGCGCCTGCCAGACCCCGAGCACATCGGCCAGCGCTACCCGCACCAGTTGTCCGGCGGCCAGTTGCAGCGGGTGATGACGGCGATGGCGATGGCCTGCCACCCCGACCTGATCATCTTCGACGAACCGACCACGGCGCTGGACGTCACCACCCAGATCGAAGTGCTCGCGGCGATCCGCGATGCAGTGAAGACCTTCGGCAGCGCCGCACTCTACATCAGCCATGACCTGGCGGTGGTGGCGCAGATGGCCGACCGCATCATGGTGCTGCGCCACGGCAGCCTGGTGGAGGAGGCGCAGACACGCACCATGCTCAGCGCGCCGCAGCAGGCCTACACCCAGTCGCTGTGGGCGGTGCGCAATTTCCATACCTCGCCCAAGGCCTGCCCTGGCCATGAACAACCCTTGCTCGAAGTGCGCAATGCCAATGCCAGCTATGGCCACCAGCCTGTGCTGCACGACGTTTCGCTGAAGCTGTATCGCGGCCAGACCCTGGCGGTGATCGGCGAGTCGGGCAGCGGCAAGAGCACCACGGCACGCTTGATCAGCGGCCTGCTGCAGCCCAGCTCTGGCCAAGTGCTGTATGACGGCGAGCCGCTGCCGGCGGACTATCGCCAGCGCAGCAAGGAACAACTGCGGCGCATCCAGATGATCTACCAGATCCCCGACACGGCGCTCAACCCCCGCCAGCGCATCGTCGACATCATTGGCCGGCCCTTGAGCTTCTACCTGGGCCTCAAGGGCAAGGCGCTGCGCGAGCGGGTCGCCGAGTTGCTGCGGATGATCGACCTGGAGCCGGCCAAGTACATGGACCGCCTGCCGCGCGAGCTGTCCGGTGGGCAGAAGCAGCGCATCTGTATTGCCCGCGCGCTGGCCGCCGAGCCGCAACTGATCATCTGCGACGAAGTGACCTCGGCGCTCGACCAGCTGGTGGCCGAAGGCGTGCTGAAACTGCTCGACCGCATCCAGCGCGAGCTGAACGTGGCCTACTTGTTCATCACCCATGATGTGGCCACGGTGCGCGCCATTGCCGACGAGGTGCTGGTTATGCAGCGCGGGCGAGTGGTCGACCACGGCAGCCGCGAAGCGATTTTCCGGCCGCCGTTCCGTGACTACACCGGGTTGCTGTTCTCCTGCGAGCCGGAAATGGACCCAGACTGGCTCGACCGTCTGCTGGCGGCCCGCAACCCTACTTCCCCTTTGGCAACTGTTTGA
- a CDS encoding RrF2 family transcriptional regulator has protein sequence MSQSTRLITASYILSFVAANAPQKLRTETIAKWVKVHPTRVRALVSQMVKANILTSFRGAQGGVTLARAPKEITLREVYDAVQESSLIAEKIDNPFAGLEDHCKVYEVFTRLFAMLEQNMRLDLGAITADQLFVAFDTPREHVESA, from the coding sequence ATGAGCCAATCGACCCGACTCATCACTGCTTCGTACATTCTCTCGTTCGTGGCGGCCAATGCGCCGCAGAAGCTGCGCACCGAGACCATCGCCAAGTGGGTGAAGGTGCACCCTACCCGCGTGCGCGCATTGGTGTCGCAGATGGTCAAGGCCAATATCCTGACCTCGTTCCGCGGCGCCCAGGGCGGCGTGACCTTGGCCCGTGCGCCCAAGGAGATCACCCTGCGCGAGGTGTATGACGCGGTGCAGGAAAGCTCGCTGATCGCCGAGAAGATCGACAATCCGTTTGCCGGGCTTGAAGATCACTGCAAGGTGTACGAGGTGTTCACCCGGTTGTTTGCGATGCTGGAGCAGAATATGCGGCTGGATCTGGGGGCGATTACGGCGGATCAGCTGTTCGTGGCGTTCGACACGCCGCGGGAGCACGTTGAGTCTGCGTGA
- a CDS encoding ABC transporter permease gives MNNLGKLLVQRLALGLLSLFAVSVVIFLAVGMLPGDIAQAMLGQSATPETLAAFRAQLGLDLPALQRFVQWAGRLLHGDLGVSLANQRPIAELVGARLGNTFSLALLAALFSVPTALLLGMLAALYRNSWFDRLLNTGALSAVSFPEFFVAYVLILVFAVKLEWLPGISSLSTDASLGEVLEVSVLPVATLSLVVIAQMMRMTRASLINLLASPYIEMARLKGMSPSRIIFKHALPNALAPIVNVVALNLAYLVVGVVVVEVVFVYPGLGQLLVDSVAKRDIPVVQACSLIFAGTYILLNTGADVLSIASNPRLMHPKG, from the coding sequence GTGAACAATCTTGGCAAACTGCTTGTGCAGCGGCTGGCCCTGGGCCTGTTGTCGCTGTTTGCGGTCTCGGTGGTGATCTTCCTGGCCGTGGGCATGCTGCCGGGTGACATCGCCCAGGCCATGCTCGGCCAGTCGGCCACCCCAGAAACCCTGGCGGCGTTCCGCGCCCAGCTCGGGCTCGACCTGCCGGCGCTGCAGCGCTTCGTGCAATGGGCGGGGCGCCTGCTGCACGGCGACCTGGGCGTGTCCCTGGCCAACCAGCGGCCGATCGCCGAACTGGTCGGTGCGCGCCTGGGCAACACCTTTAGCCTGGCCCTGCTGGCAGCGCTGTTTTCGGTGCCGACCGCGCTGCTGCTGGGCATGCTCGCGGCGCTGTACCGCAACAGCTGGTTCGACCGGCTGCTGAACACCGGTGCGCTGAGCGCCGTGTCGTTCCCCGAGTTCTTCGTCGCCTACGTCCTGATCCTGGTCTTCGCGGTGAAACTCGAATGGCTGCCGGGCATTTCCAGCCTGTCGACGGATGCGTCGCTGGGCGAGGTACTGGAAGTCTCGGTGCTGCCGGTGGCGACCCTGAGCCTGGTGGTGATCGCGCAGATGATGCGCATGACTCGCGCGTCGCTGATCAACCTGCTGGCCAGCCCCTACATCGAGATGGCCCGGCTCAAGGGCATGTCACCTTCGCGGATCATCTTCAAGCACGCCTTGCCCAATGCTCTGGCGCCGATCGTCAACGTGGTGGCGCTGAACCTTGCGTACCTGGTGGTGGGCGTGGTGGTGGTGGAGGTGGTGTTCGTCTACCCGGGCCTGGGCCAGTTGCTGGTGGACTCGGTAGCCAAGCGCGACATCCCGGTGGTGCAGGCCTGCAGCCTGATCTTTGCCGGCACCTACATCCTGCTCAATACCGGCGCCGACGTGCTGTCGATCGCCAGCAACCCACGCCTGATGCATCCGAAGGGGTAG
- a CDS encoding RHS repeat domain-containing protein produces MTSTAQTKPALLSEVTTTRYRPGGLEPILFVTDDGLHTRLWYYHDDAHQKKTDDHSHLVPDIDTLIKALTLADGTSLAKTVKLCCKDVPAASKGLLPVCAQYQYLLLPDGSRQSPVLTLFGYADGNKDESGALLPSTILTIEGLAAFADSDSLALETQVLEKAESCKGLSITLVQLTLNHEPSAISSSKRVLTQWYKDNSARHTQSITELLIKNDADKSTRKLLRKAALGSDEAIVAQQIISTRTERLLRESQQDENGKPITFICHEYDSRGRGLVSTTYPYDETVFDSGDFSKSDLKAIHTQTLQYCETGNGTCCTIADNNNNNNNNNNNNNNNNNNRHQRNHYDGLQRLVRRELQHTPGNDHSPGNYCLLEETYWDAHGQVANVVEYDYLPGGLRVDNQKPLPGNDKDWFLVANGQDEPIIDEHQNISVTGYSTLLLHSKGALSTEQRTQTNCPDGRVILAKEHWAGVAKHNAVSSVRTTETLDSKGLRVGLTEYIADSLKPERSWSLEWDDLQRHTRLTRPDKSVVSWAYKGLSDVPVSVSVKPLNGKEIILASVTLEGGGNQGDAVSSLHRGKGQGLTTKPFAGGLIRPDGSKVYHKMDADKLTWYALAAGQKEDEAQALVSFESTLLTKAISKRVGQAGSDPMQSEIASEILRPLLFGQWHFNRKVRGHERRASATTSLRGNLVGSSHNGLAMQAWENAQGYCSRLRRGPLEYRYDYTALGQCASITVQNMRNGHCLRVDYEYDGFGHEIERSYRLDGQVKVRYQQSWSSYNQLLSKALYRDDSAAASRTETFTYNTSVTGETDQLQKWTVQADAAEEVKDSNGLAILEQTYEYDVLGNMTKCSTEYGNGDYIVRTYAYADSDNPTRRSTITRQFTPKDGTAAPAESVTLTYDSNGNLTTNEQEQTLAYSETGRLRSVTAKGKQLPLTYYEYDEYDRLIAQCDTASKQRRILDYGSESVCAETWLDERGKVIKQRVFDNVAGLAVAVDNEWLFTLTDPQHGGGDELWLDDDGQWQRQSTVFTPWGETHLDSLKDHKAGMAYNGQRVDPITGGYHLGEGYRLYDPSHKVFYQPDDWSPLGAGGLNDRAYCADGDPVNWHDPSGHAMISREAMAAEFAEYDLNLAKLQPEPPEAAAWYEWAILIGVVAISAAMIISTGGAAAPLLGVALLAGASMTAAGMVLRQSNPRLSQILEPVGQLTMVLASLPALGANMGLAAKTVLYGSGVAFAALEISRIAVMRDNPRLAQKLGWAAFGAGLVGVFAGSIAKLGNMLAHGARHGFHSMRVLRSAMKIHGASSLFRTSRTRYLIKSGKTMSAVEGGINVDIDGFDLGGAMKNQHVISLAPDAIPGIGVFEDLAHVKSTITDNADLMLPFIKSEMATISTARSKGFKAAALEKYAADLKHVESAHAELITLRNESANLKTNFITHTDNEYRSFLSASNEFDAMLSGSMTIEGDNITTTSLKQLNTETVDHFAGQILDFTYKYEGDAFSKKTGELINSIIQASKVPKNSADAVKFWKTAAESLATKLKNRASELKLKVAAERIRIKEIDAKIGQALDKYQNSTRAQLQKSRGTYAKELDKFTASNRLTGLVAKPIPHHIRPHIRANFNGHGYLADDGTVHIVRYVPIKGQPGKYKAVRTSAEKFLALLGDNMKQRMRTNPKTLKNLTDKSWESISDTEWQTLSMKRYDCTRLLACDLGHTVEGRSFAQAFANLTGKPVKASLNRMFMSVPDNAALFKQFKNSGQKTFSDYFKNYFKKPENDFFISKQKGMVGDQHYYGSDVGIDYFMKTFMPI; encoded by the coding sequence ATGACCAGCACTGCGCAAACCAAGCCCGCTCTCCTCTCTGAGGTCACCACCACCCGCTATCGCCCAGGTGGCCTCGAGCCCATACTCTTCGTCACCGACGATGGCCTGCACACCCGTCTGTGGTATTACCATGATGACGCGCACCAGAAAAAGACCGACGACCACAGCCATCTTGTGCCGGACATTGACACGCTGATCAAAGCCTTGACCCTGGCCGACGGCACCTCGCTAGCCAAAACCGTGAAGCTTTGCTGCAAAGATGTTCCCGCTGCGAGCAAGGGCTTGCTGCCAGTGTGCGCCCAGTATCAATACTTGCTGCTGCCAGACGGCTCCCGCCAATCTCCTGTGCTGACCCTGTTCGGTTATGCCGATGGCAACAAAGATGAAAGTGGCGCCCTCCTCCCAAGTACCATTTTGACCATCGAGGGTCTCGCAGCTTTCGCCGACAGCGACTCGCTAGCCCTCGAGACACAGGTACTTGAGAAAGCAGAAAGCTGCAAAGGCCTGAGCATTACCCTGGTGCAACTGACTCTCAACCACGAGCCCAGTGCAATTAGCAGCAGCAAACGCGTCCTCACCCAGTGGTACAAGGACAACTCCGCCCGACATACCCAAAGCATTACCGAGTTGCTGATCAAAAACGATGCTGATAAATCCACGCGCAAGCTGTTGCGCAAGGCGGCTCTGGGTAGCGATGAAGCCATCGTCGCGCAACAGATCATCTCTACGCGCACCGAGCGTTTGTTACGAGAGTCACAACAAGACGAAAACGGCAAACCTATCACTTTCATCTGCCATGAGTACGACAGCCGTGGCCGGGGCCTCGTCAGCACTACCTATCCTTATGATGAGACGGTCTTCGACAGTGGCGACTTTTCGAAATCTGATTTGAAGGCGATCCATACCCAGACCCTTCAATACTGCGAAACCGGCAATGGCACGTGCTGCACTATTGCAGACAACAACAACAACAACAACAACAACAACAACAACAACAACAACAACAACAACAACCGGCATCAGCGCAATCACTACGACGGCCTTCAACGTCTCGTGCGCCGTGAGTTGCAACACACGCCCGGTAATGACCATTCCCCAGGTAACTATTGCCTGCTGGAGGAAACCTACTGGGACGCCCATGGCCAGGTCGCCAACGTAGTGGAGTACGACTACCTGCCAGGTGGCTTGCGCGTAGACAACCAAAAGCCGTTGCCAGGAAACGACAAAGACTGGTTCTTGGTTGCAAACGGCCAGGACGAGCCAATTATCGACGAACACCAAAACATCTCGGTCACCGGCTACTCAACCCTCCTGCTGCATAGCAAAGGGGCGTTGAGCACCGAACAGCGCACCCAGACCAACTGCCCTGATGGGCGTGTCATCCTCGCCAAGGAACATTGGGCGGGTGTTGCGAAACACAATGCCGTATCGTCTGTCAGGACCACTGAAACCCTCGATTCAAAAGGCCTGCGCGTCGGATTGACGGAGTACATAGCCGACAGCCTCAAACCCGAGCGTAGCTGGAGCCTGGAATGGGATGACCTGCAGCGCCATACCCGACTCACCCGGCCAGACAAGTCGGTGGTGAGCTGGGCCTACAAAGGCCTCAGCGACGTACCGGTGAGTGTAAGTGTGAAGCCCCTAAACGGGAAGGAGATCATCCTCGCCAGCGTCACGCTCGAGGGCGGTGGCAATCAGGGTGATGCCGTGTCCAGCCTACATAGAGGCAAGGGCCAGGGCCTGACCACCAAGCCTTTCGCGGGTGGCTTGATACGCCCTGACGGCAGCAAGGTCTACCACAAAATGGATGCCGACAAGCTGACATGGTACGCCCTTGCGGCTGGCCAGAAGGAAGATGAAGCGCAGGCGCTGGTTTCATTTGAATCAACCCTTCTTACCAAGGCGATCAGCAAGCGCGTCGGACAAGCCGGCAGTGACCCGATGCAGTCGGAGATCGCCAGTGAAATACTGCGCCCACTTCTGTTTGGCCAATGGCACTTCAACCGCAAAGTGCGTGGGCACGAACGACGTGCCTCGGCAACGACCTCTCTACGCGGTAATTTGGTGGGTTCATCGCACAACGGGCTTGCGATGCAAGCGTGGGAAAATGCCCAAGGCTATTGCAGCCGCTTGCGCCGCGGGCCGCTGGAATACCGTTACGACTACACGGCGCTTGGCCAGTGCGCCAGCATCACCGTACAGAACATGCGTAACGGGCACTGCCTGCGAGTGGACTACGAGTACGATGGCTTCGGGCACGAGATTGAACGCAGTTACAGGCTCGATGGCCAGGTAAAAGTTCGTTACCAGCAGAGCTGGTCGTCCTATAACCAACTCTTGAGTAAAGCGCTCTACCGTGATGACTCGGCCGCTGCCAGCCGAACCGAAACCTTCACCTACAACACCAGCGTCACCGGTGAAACCGACCAGTTGCAGAAGTGGACAGTCCAAGCTGACGCCGCAGAAGAGGTCAAAGACAGCAACGGCTTGGCCATTCTCGAGCAAACTTACGAATACGATGTGCTTGGCAACATGACCAAGTGTTCCACCGAATACGGCAATGGCGATTACATCGTGCGCACTTATGCCTACGCCGACTCCGACAACCCGACACGCCGTTCCACCATTACACGTCAATTCACACCCAAAGACGGCACGGCGGCGCCGGCAGAGAGCGTCACGCTGACCTATGACAGCAACGGCAACTTGACGACCAACGAGCAGGAACAGACGCTCGCCTACAGCGAAACCGGAAGGCTACGATCGGTGACCGCAAAAGGTAAGCAACTGCCCTTGACCTACTACGAGTACGACGAATATGACCGCCTGATCGCTCAATGCGACACTGCCAGCAAACAACGCCGTATCCTTGATTATGGTTCGGAAAGCGTGTGCGCCGAAACTTGGCTGGATGAGCGCGGCAAGGTGATCAAACAGCGGGTATTCGATAACGTCGCGGGCCTTGCCGTGGCCGTGGACAATGAGTGGCTTTTCACCCTGACCGACCCCCAGCACGGTGGGGGTGACGAACTCTGGCTTGATGATGATGGCCAATGGCAACGCCAATCGACTGTGTTCACCCCCTGGGGTGAAACGCATCTCGACAGCCTCAAGGATCATAAGGCCGGCATGGCCTATAACGGTCAGCGAGTTGACCCGATCACGGGTGGCTACCATTTGGGTGAGGGTTATCGGCTCTACGACCCAAGCCATAAAGTGTTCTACCAACCTGACGACTGGAGCCCACTGGGGGCTGGTGGGCTGAATGACCGGGCCTACTGCGCAGACGGCGATCCCGTCAACTGGCATGACCCTAGCGGTCACGCCATGATCAGCCGCGAGGCCATGGCCGCCGAGTTCGCCGAATATGACCTGAACCTTGCAAAGCTGCAACCCGAGCCACCCGAGGCCGCAGCCTGGTATGAATGGGCAATACTTATTGGCGTGGTGGCGATCTCCGCAGCGATGATCATCTCGACCGGCGGCGCGGCGGCGCCGTTGCTCGGCGTGGCGCTGCTAGCAGGTGCATCCATGACCGCCGCTGGCATGGTGCTCAGGCAAAGTAATCCAAGACTTTCGCAGATATTGGAGCCAGTCGGACAGCTGACGATGGTGCTAGCCAGCCTACCGGCGCTGGGAGCAAACATGGGCCTGGCGGCCAAAACTGTGTTGTATGGCTCAGGTGTTGCCTTCGCGGCGTTGGAGATAAGCAGAATTGCAGTGATGCGCGACAATCCGCGGCTGGCCCAAAAGTTGGGCTGGGCTGCGTTCGGGGCCGGTCTCGTCGGTGTTTTCGCTGGGAGCATTGCCAAATTGGGCAACATGCTCGCCCATGGCGCTCGACATGGGTTTCACTCCATGCGTGTTTTGCGCAGCGCGATGAAAATTCATGGAGCGTCATCGTTGTTCAGGACTTCGCGCACTCGATATTTGATCAAGAGCGGCAAAACCATGAGTGCTGTTGAAGGGGGTATCAACGTCGATATCGATGGGTTCGATCTGGGCGGTGCGATGAAGAATCAACATGTGATCTCACTGGCTCCAGACGCCATACCAGGTATCGGCGTCTTTGAAGACTTGGCCCATGTAAAAAGCACAATCACAGACAATGCCGACTTGATGCTGCCCTTCATCAAGTCGGAAATGGCAACTATTTCTACGGCACGCAGCAAGGGATTCAAGGCAGCCGCGCTCGAAAAATATGCCGCCGATTTGAAACATGTCGAAAGCGCGCATGCAGAACTCATCACACTTCGAAACGAATCAGCGAACCTAAAAACGAATTTCATTACGCATACGGACAATGAATACCGGTCGTTTCTTTCCGCGTCGAACGAATTTGATGCAATGCTATCCGGCAGCATGACAATAGAGGGCGACAACATTACAACCACCTCCCTCAAACAACTAAATACCGAGACAGTCGACCATTTTGCCGGCCAGATACTTGATTTCACCTACAAGTACGAAGGCGATGCCTTCAGCAAGAAGACAGGCGAACTTATCAACTCCATCATTCAAGCATCCAAAGTTCCGAAAAACAGCGCCGACGCCGTAAAATTCTGGAAAACAGCTGCAGAAAGCCTGGCTACCAAACTAAAAAACCGCGCTTCCGAGCTCAAGTTAAAAGTTGCAGCAGAAAGAATAAGAATCAAGGAAATCGACGCCAAAATTGGCCAAGCGCTTGACAAATATCAGAACAGCACACGTGCGCAATTACAAAAATCCAGAGGCACCTACGCAAAGGAGCTGGATAAATTTACTGCCTCGAACAGATTAACTGGCCTCGTTGCCAAACCCATTCCACATCACATTCGCCCTCACATTAGGGCTAATTTCAACGGGCATGGTTACTTGGCTGACGATGGCACCGTTCACATCGTTCGCTACGTACCTATCAAAGGCCAACCTGGTAAATACAAGGCTGTCAGGACCAGCGCCGAAAAATTCCTGGCGCTGTTAGGCGACAACATGAAACAACGAATGCGCACGAACCCGAAAACGCTGAAGAATCTCACTGACAAATCATGGGAAAGCATTTCAGATACAGAATGGCAAACACTTTCCATGAAGCGCTATGACTGCACCCGGCTGCTCGCATGCGACTTAGGACATACGGTCGAAGGCCGGTCATTCGCACAAGCGTTTGCCAACTTGACAGGCAAACCTGTCAAGGCCTCACTAAACAGGATGTTCATGTCTGTACCTGATAACGCAGCGTTGTTCAAACAGTTCAAGAACTCCGGACAGAAAACGTTCAGCGATTATTTCAAAAATTATTTCAAAAAACCTGAAAACGATTTTTTCATCAGCAAGCAAAAGGGCATGGTCGGTGATCAGCATTATTACGGCTCTGATGTCGGGATTGATTACTTCATGAAGACGTTCATGCCAATATAA
- a CDS encoding ABC transporter permease, with the protein MKLITPLLRAPLSAKFGLLVIVAYIVVALFAPLLAPYGETQVVGEGFAPWSPEFLLGTDNLGRDMFSRLLYGARNTLGIAFLTTSLAFLLGGLCGLVAAIKGGWIDQGLSRVVDILMAIPQLIFALLILSVVGTTATSLVLVIALLDATRVFRLSRAVAMNVVVQDFVEAARLRGEGLWWLVSREVLPNAAAPLIAEFGLRFCFVFLFISALSFLGLGIQPPTADWGSMVRDNAVLITFGDISPLLPALAVALITVSVNFVVDWVLHLSSGLKEC; encoded by the coding sequence ATGAAGCTGATCACACCTCTGCTGCGCGCGCCCTTGAGCGCCAAGTTCGGCTTGCTGGTGATTGTTGCCTACATCGTGGTGGCGCTGTTTGCACCGCTGCTGGCGCCCTACGGCGAAACCCAGGTGGTGGGCGAGGGCTTCGCGCCGTGGAGCCCGGAGTTCCTGCTGGGCACCGACAACCTTGGCCGCGACATGTTCAGCCGCCTGCTGTATGGCGCCCGCAACACCCTGGGCATCGCCTTCCTGACCACCAGCCTGGCGTTTCTGCTGGGCGGCTTGTGCGGGCTGGTGGCGGCGATCAAGGGCGGCTGGATCGACCAGGGCCTGTCGCGGGTCGTGGATATCCTGATGGCCATTCCGCAACTGATCTTTGCCTTGCTGATCCTCAGCGTGGTCGGCACCACCGCCACCTCGCTGGTGCTGGTGATCGCGCTGCTCGATGCCACGCGGGTGTTCCGCCTGTCGCGGGCAGTGGCGATGAACGTGGTGGTGCAGGACTTCGTCGAGGCGGCGCGGCTGCGTGGCGAAGGGCTGTGGTGGCTGGTCAGCCGCGAAGTGCTGCCCAACGCCGCCGCGCCGCTGATCGCCGAGTTTGGCCTACGTTTCTGCTTCGTCTTCCTGTTCATCAGCGCCTTGTCGTTCCTCGGCCTGGGCATCCAGCCGCCGACTGCCGACTGGGGCAGCATGGTGCGCGACAACGCGGTGCTGATCACCTTCGGTGACATCAGCCCGCTACTTCCGGCCCTGGCGGTGGCGTTGATCACGGTGAGCGTGAACTTCGTCGTCGACTGGGTGCTGCACCTGTCCAGTGGCCTGAAGGAGTGCTGA
- a CDS encoding ABC transporter substrate-binding protein, producing MSDNNNKSPLVIPEGGLPRRDFLKYSAAAAAIAGAFSLGLPFNSYAEDATPKPGGTLRLGLAGGSTTDSKDPGSWVDTFTFIGFSAVYNTLTEISVEGTAIPELAERWASSPDAKTWTFTLRQGVTFHNGKSLTADDVVASIQHHLGEKSTSAAKTVLGDVAKVSASAPDTVVFELLSGNADFAYVVADYHLVIMPAKDGLADWQAGVGTGGYRIKHFEPGVRMDLERSPDYWKPGRAHFASAELIAIADGAARVNALVTGKVDVINKVDLKTVALLKRNPKLVIEETKGAQHYTFPMLCDSQQFRDNNVRMALKHAINRETLLASVLYGYGQIGNDHPLQPANRFINPALEQRAYDPEKARFYLRQAGMDSLKVRLQASDAAYSGAVDASVLFKEQARQAGIDIDVVREPADGFFSNVWNKQPFTTSFWYSSLTADRMFSIGYAKGAAWNETHWDNPRFNQLLNAARGEMNEPLRREMYNEMQALCRDDGGAIVPLFASSVAARSSRVAHGPLTAPYGELDGLRVIERWWQA from the coding sequence ATGAGCGATAACAACAACAAGAGTCCTCTCGTCATTCCCGAAGGCGGCCTGCCGCGCCGGGACTTCCTGAAATACAGCGCCGCTGCCGCGGCCATCGCCGGGGCGTTTTCCCTCGGCCTGCCGTTCAACAGCTACGCCGAAGACGCCACGCCCAAGCCGGGCGGCACCCTGCGCCTGGGCCTGGCCGGGGGCAGTACCACCGACTCCAAGGACCCGGGCTCCTGGGTAGACACCTTCACCTTCATCGGTTTCTCGGCGGTGTACAACACCCTCACCGAAATTTCCGTGGAAGGCACCGCCATCCCCGAACTGGCCGAGCGCTGGGCGTCGAGCCCGGACGCGAAAACCTGGACCTTCACCCTGCGCCAGGGCGTGACCTTCCATAACGGCAAATCCCTCACCGCCGACGACGTGGTCGCCTCGATCCAGCACCACCTGGGCGAGAAATCCACCTCCGCCGCCAAGACCGTGCTGGGCGATGTCGCCAAGGTGTCCGCCAGCGCTCCGGACACCGTGGTGTTCGAGCTGCTCTCGGGCAACGCCGACTTCGCCTACGTGGTGGCCGACTACCACCTGGTGATCATGCCTGCCAAGGACGGCCTGGCCGACTGGCAAGCCGGCGTCGGCACCGGTGGCTACCGCATCAAGCATTTCGAACCGGGTGTGCGCATGGATCTGGAGCGCAGCCCCGACTACTGGAAGCCGGGCAGGGCGCACTTCGCCAGTGCCGAGCTGATCGCCATCGCCGACGGTGCGGCGCGGGTCAACGCCCTGGTGACCGGCAAGGTCGATGTGATCAACAAGGTCGACCTCAAGACCGTGGCCCTGCTCAAGCGCAACCCGAAGCTGGTGATCGAGGAAACCAAAGGCGCCCAGCACTACACCTTCCCGATGCTCTGCGACAGCCAGCAGTTCCGCGACAACAACGTGCGCATGGCCCTCAAGCACGCGATCAACCGCGAAACCTTGCTGGCCTCGGTGCTCTACGGCTACGGCCAGATCGGCAATGACCACCCGCTGCAGCCGGCCAACCGCTTCATCAACCCAGCCCTGGAACAACGCGCCTACGACCCGGAAAAGGCGCGCTTCTACCTGCGTCAGGCCGGCATGGATAGCCTCAAGGTGCGCCTGCAGGCCTCCGATGCCGCGTACAGCGGCGCAGTGGACGCGTCGGTGCTGTTCAAGGAGCAGGCGCGCCAGGCCGGTATCGACATCGATGTGGTGCGCGAGCCAGCCGACGGTTTCTTCTCCAATGTCTGGAACAAGCAGCCCTTCACCACTTCATTCTGGTACTCCAGCCTCACCGCCGACCGCATGTTCAGCATCGGCTACGCCAAGGGCGCGGCGTGGAACGAGACCCACTGGGACAACCCGCGCTTCAACCAGCTGCTCAACGCCGCCCGCGGCGAGATGAACGAGCCGCTGCGCCGGGAGATGTACAACGAGATGCAGGCGCTGTGCCGCGACGATGGCGGGGCGATCGTGCCGCTGTTCGCCAGCTCCGTGGCCGCTCGTTCCAGCCGCGTCGCCCATGGCCCACTCACCGCGCCGTATGGCGAGCTGGATGGCCTGCGGGTGATCGAGCGCTGGTGGCAAGCCTGA